In Candidatus Kryptobacter tengchongensis, a genomic segment contains:
- a CDS encoding Por secretion system C-terminal sorting domain-containing protein — MISKKVLLLFYFLILLIQPTFSQVREFYIYIHPDSLYLLYSRSIWDNTWIPIKFVAEGAQYRGEIRFKGHSSRYYPKKPFYIRFKKGSEFEGWSRMGFNAMYTDKSLMREQLTWDLWRAMGMIGPETYYANLYINNKNYGLYLFVERIDETLKRNPEKFGFSPGGSLYEPSDNYHCGDLSIPTDSSNYYLCYEKKFPADSNYSDLIQLIQEINQTPVENFHEFVERRFFSESLINWFVLNTLTHMGDTYNKNYYLYHDSVSDKWLIIPWDYDLSFGRDGDSRLPYPLSLLSDKFKYWYMLPYHGVDNPLKIKFFQNQVLLNKFKQRLDSMLANVFTEERINRLIDQYYLMIKDYVYRDEFKWGTNAEFEEQVEALRYYVTARRYFLYKWLSNFWPGEINKASLKITGVDTVYHFVDKIGRLLCSMWFYEVQALDSVTVIVYPDSVHPYLPADVLPDKFVKRVFKFIPYPNNARFKVKIRVGYRDESLSRTELTSDVLDEKFLKLHYYNGNTWHKLDSYVNYYGNFIIADNLTENEINSNNSFAIFIPVDYRQRWNLVKTYTWNKLNRVRFFDRNIGYIVGETSTFFLTLDGGNSWIQRSFGKEISLNDIAFADSLVYFVGGQGLVYKGRIGDTLMTQVSLGAMDNFKQIGFYNNGRYGFIRGDSLFYYTVDGGNTWDRLNSFVKGETEIIGIDTFITAVDTTLVFWSVSTGDIKSISIGQVVYKIKTFQDGKFIVAVSGDSIYVIKSDVVVARALQNPRAKVNDIKIIDTLKIFLACDEGVMFYSRDGGRSWHLQPVGTKKDIYSIDFVDSLNGWATGVFGLVLSTNVGGVVKVYDRPIAEIPVEFKLYQNYPNPFNSSTKVAFELPYESHIKIEVYDVLGRKIKTLVEGYKPAGLYYVNFNADDLPSGVYFYALKAEGRIFTRKMVLIK; from the coding sequence ATGATAAGTAAAAAAGTGCTATTGCTTTTTTACTTTTTAATTCTTCTAATTCAACCTACATTTTCTCAGGTTAGAGAGTTTTATATTTACATTCATCCGGATAGCTTATACCTTCTTTATTCACGCAGTATATGGGATAATACATGGATACCAATTAAATTTGTTGCGGAAGGGGCACAGTATCGTGGAGAAATCAGATTTAAAGGGCATAGTTCAAGATATTATCCGAAGAAACCTTTTTATATCAGGTTTAAGAAAGGAAGTGAGTTTGAGGGATGGAGTAGAATGGGGTTTAATGCTATGTATACGGATAAATCACTGATGCGAGAGCAACTTACATGGGATTTGTGGAGAGCGATGGGAATGATTGGACCTGAAACATATTATGCTAACCTTTATATCAACAATAAAAATTATGGGCTTTATCTTTTTGTTGAGAGAATTGATGAAACTTTGAAGCGTAATCCCGAAAAATTTGGTTTTAGCCCAGGAGGTTCTCTATACGAACCATCGGATAATTATCATTGTGGTGATCTTTCTATCCCAACAGATTCAAGTAATTATTATCTTTGTTATGAGAAAAAATTTCCCGCCGATAGTAATTACTCTGATTTAATCCAATTGATTCAAGAAATAAATCAAACTCCAGTTGAAAATTTTCACGAATTTGTTGAAAGGAGATTTTTCAGTGAGTCGTTGATAAATTGGTTTGTTCTCAACACTCTTACACATATGGGGGATACATACAACAAAAATTATTATCTTTATCACGATTCCGTTTCAGATAAGTGGCTTATAATACCATGGGATTATGATCTTTCGTTTGGAAGAGATGGGGATTCAAGGTTACCATATCCACTAAGTTTGTTAAGTGATAAATTCAAATACTGGTATATGTTGCCATATCATGGGGTTGATAACCCGCTAAAGATTAAGTTTTTCCAAAATCAAGTTCTTTTAAATAAGTTTAAACAGCGGCTTGATTCTATGCTTGCCAATGTCTTTACGGAGGAAAGAATTAATAGGTTGATTGATCAGTATTATCTGATGATAAAGGATTATGTTTATCGTGATGAGTTTAAATGGGGGACAAATGCAGAATTTGAAGAGCAAGTTGAAGCGCTTAGATATTATGTCACTGCCAGAAGATATTTTCTTTATAAGTGGCTTTCAAACTTCTGGCCTGGGGAAATTAACAAAGCAAGTTTGAAAATTACTGGGGTAGATACAGTCTATCACTTTGTTGACAAGATTGGAAGGTTGCTTTGTAGTATGTGGTTTTATGAAGTTCAAGCTCTTGATAGCGTGACGGTTATTGTATATCCTGATAGCGTTCATCCATATTTGCCAGCTGATGTCTTACCAGATAAGTTTGTGAAAAGAGTTTTTAAATTTATACCATATCCTAATAATGCCAGATTTAAAGTTAAAATTAGGGTTGGATATAGAGATGAATCTTTATCAAGGACGGAATTAACATCTGATGTTCTTGACGAGAAATTTTTAAAACTTCATTACTACAATGGGAACACTTGGCATAAACTTGATTCATATGTTAACTATTATGGTAATTTCATCATCGCTGATAATTTGACTGAAAATGAGATAAATTCTAATAACTCTTTTGCTATATTTATACCTGTTGATTACAGGCAGAGGTGGAATTTAGTTAAAACATATACCTGGAACAAGCTTAATCGTGTGAGATTTTTTGACAGGAACATTGGGTATATTGTCGGTGAGACAAGCACATTCTTTTTAACTCTGGATGGGGGGAATTCATGGATTCAAAGAAGTTTTGGGAAAGAAATATCTTTAAATGATATCGCTTTTGCTGACTCGCTTGTTTATTTCGTTGGAGGTCAGGGATTGGTATATAAAGGGAGAATAGGGGATACTCTTATGACGCAAGTTTCTTTGGGAGCGATGGATAATTTTAAGCAGATTGGGTTTTATAATAATGGGCGATATGGCTTCATAAGAGGTGATAGTCTGTTTTATTACACGGTTGATGGCGGAAATACTTGGGATAGATTGAATTCTTTTGTCAAAGGTGAAACGGAGATAATTGGAATTGATACTTTTATAACTGCAGTTGATACCACGCTTGTCTTTTGGTCAGTTAGCACAGGAGATATTAAATCTATTTCAATAGGACAGGTTGTATATAAAATCAAAACATTTCAAGATGGTAAATTTATCGTTGCAGTGAGTGGTGATTCTATTTATGTTATAAAATCTGATGTAGTTGTTGCCAGAGCTTTACAGAATCCCAGGGCGAAGGTTAATGATATAAAGATAATTGACACATTGAAAATCTTTCTCGCTTGTGATGAGGGGGTTATGTTTTATTCCAGAGATGGTGGACGGAGCTGGCATCTTCAACCTGTTGGAACTAAAAAAGATATTTATTCAATTGATTTCGTGGACTCCTTAAATGGTTGGGCAACTGGTGTATTTGGATTGGTTTTATCAACTAATGTTGGTGGTGTGGTAAAGGTTTACGATAGACCTATAGCTGAAATACCCGTAGAATTTAAGCTTTACCAAAACTATCCCAATCCGTTTAATAGTTCAACTAAAGTTGCGTTTGAGTTACCCTATGAGTCGCATATTAAAATTGAAGTTTACGATGTGTTGGGTAGAAAAATTAAAACATTAGTTGAAGGTTATAAACCTGCTGGGCTTTATTATGTTAATTTTAATGCGGACGATTTACCAAGCGGGGTCTATTTTTATGCTTTAAAAGCTGAGGGAAGGATCTTTACAAGAAAGATGGTTCTTATAAAATAA
- a CDS encoding molecular chaperone DnaJ, translated as MKDYYKILGVSENATIDEIKQAYKKLAMKYHPDRNPGDKQAEEKFKEINEAYSVLSDPEKRKQYDQLRKFGAKFEGGGFPGGFNFEDIFSNFRTGFGEGFNFTVGDSFIEDLLNQFFDRGEFFRKGKRGAVKGDDINITVEIPFSTAVNGGEIYVDVPRKEVCSVCGGTGAKPGARVSTCPVCKGTGTISDVKGMFAFSRPCPNCYGRGKIISEICYSCGGTGQILTTRKIKIKIPAGADTGTTLRIKGEGEPGINGGANGDLYVHIKVQDDKFFKRKGNDIYVEIPINIAQAILGSKIRIRTIHGNKVELTIPPGTQNGTTFRLKGLGVRSNGGVGDMYVTVRVEIPEKINEKQRKLIEEFAKEGNLKY; from the coding sequence ATGAAAGATTATTACAAAATACTTGGTGTAAGCGAAAATGCAACGATTGATGAGATAAAGCAGGCATATAAAAAACTTGCGATGAAATATCACCCGGACAGGAATCCAGGAGATAAACAGGCGGAGGAAAAGTTTAAAGAAATTAACGAGGCATATAGTGTTCTTTCCGATCCAGAAAAAAGAAAGCAATACGATCAACTTAGGAAATTTGGCGCCAAATTTGAAGGTGGTGGATTTCCCGGGGGATTTAACTTTGAAGATATATTTTCTAATTTCAGAACAGGTTTTGGTGAAGGTTTTAATTTCACGGTTGGTGATTCGTTCATTGAGGACCTTTTGAATCAATTTTTTGATAGAGGGGAATTTTTTAGAAAAGGCAAAAGAGGCGCAGTAAAAGGAGATGATATAAATATAACCGTTGAAATACCCTTCTCAACAGCGGTTAACGGAGGCGAGATATATGTTGATGTTCCAAGGAAGGAAGTTTGCAGTGTTTGTGGTGGGACAGGTGCAAAACCAGGGGCGAGGGTAAGCACCTGTCCGGTTTGTAAAGGAACTGGGACAATCTCTGATGTCAAAGGAATGTTTGCATTTTCAAGACCATGCCCGAACTGTTATGGGCGTGGGAAAATTATTTCAGAAATTTGCTATAGTTGCGGTGGCACAGGGCAAATCTTGACAACAAGAAAAATTAAAATAAAAATTCCGGCTGGGGCTGATACCGGGACCACTTTGAGAATTAAAGGCGAGGGAGAACCCGGAATTAATGGGGGCGCAAATGGTGACCTCTATGTTCACATTAAAGTCCAAGATGATAAATTTTTCAAACGTAAGGGAAACGATATTTATGTTGAAATACCAATCAATATAGCACAAGCAATTTTAGGAAGTAAAATTAGAATTAGAACAATTCATGGGAATAAGGTAGAATTGACAATTCCACCTGGAACTCAAAATGGGACAACATTTAGATTGAAAGGGCTTGGGGTGAGATCAAATGGTGGCGTTGGTGATATGTATGTCACAGTTAGAGTTGAAATTCCCGAAAAAATAAATGAAAAACAGCGAAAACTCATTGAAGAGTTTGCGAAAGAAGGTAATCTAAAGTATTAA